A section of the Heptranchias perlo isolate sHepPer1 chromosome 44, sHepPer1.hap1, whole genome shotgun sequence genome encodes:
- the LOC137306600 gene encoding interferon-stimulated 20 kDa exonuclease-like 2, with protein MSDLTLNLDFSTGAAQKCVLPNPKHKRFLRRRSYLERKGYLNKKQGARMPDARDSSQPPAWIAASQPGQALLSGFRAAAGVTNGPGARLGSGTLQNVCRDSQQWKLSPAAAPHHHHRRPEPAEASAKAGRPGPGGNARLYGREGALPPERGLLLSECQSGLPPIGQAAPAAADKPYKCVALDCEMVGTGQGGRKSELARCSVVGYDGDLVYDKYILPPNPITDYRTRWSGIRRQHMKSATPFKLAQKEILKILCGKVVIGHAVHNDFKALNYFHPQSMTRDTSKIPLLNRKAGFPEKESVSLKRLTKQLLHRDIQVGRQGHSSVEDARATMELYRLVEVQWEREAVAQPGQK; from the exons ATGTCTGACTTGACGCTGAACCTGGACTTCTCGACCGGTGCAGCCCAGAAATGCGTCCTCCCTAACCCCAAGCACAAACGCTTCCTGAGGCGTCGGAGCTACCTGGAGAGAAAGGGCTACCTCAACAAGAAGCAAGGGGCCAGGATGCCGGACGCTCGCGACAGCTCGCAGCCCCCGGCGTGGATCGCCGCCTCCCAGCCGGGCCAGGCGCTTCTCTCCGGCTTCCGCGCCGCCGCTGGCGTCACCAACGGCCCAGGTGCCCGCCTCGGCTCCGGGACCCTTCAGAACGTTTGCCGGGACTCGCAGCAGTGGAAGCTGTCCCCGGCCgccgccccccaccaccaccaccggcgCCCCGAGCCGGCTGAGGCCTCGGCCAAAGCCGGCCGCCCGGGCCCGGGGGGCAACGCCAGGCTCTACGGGCGGGAGGGCGCCCTCCCGCCGGAGAGGGGGCTGCTGCTCAGCGAGTGCCAGAGCGGGCTGCCGCCGATCGGCCAGGCGGCCCCCGCCGCCGCCGACAAGCCCTACAAATGCGTGGCCCTGGACTGTGAGATGGTGGGCACGGGGCAGGGCGGGCGGAAAAGCGAGCTGGCCCGGTGCAGCGTCGTCGGCTACGACGGGGACCTGGTGTACGACAAGTACATCTTACCGCCGAACCCCATAACGGATTACCGTACCCGGTGGAGTGGGATCAGGAGGCAGCACATGAAGAGTGCCACTCCCTTCAAACTGGCACAGAAAGAG ATATTAAAGATCCTGTGCGGGAAGGTCGTGATTGGCCACGCGGTGCACAACGATTTCAAGGCACTGAATTACTTCCACCCTCAGTCGATGACCAGGGACACCTCGAAGATCCCGCTCCTAAACAGGAAGGCAGGCTTCCCCGAGAAGGAATCGGTGTCACTGAAAAGGCTCACGAAACAGCTGCTTCACCGAGACATTCAG GTCGGGAGACAGGGTCACTCGTCGGTCGAGGACGCTCGGGCCACAATGGAACTGTACAGACTGGTGGAGGTTCAGTGGGAGCGTGAGGCAGTCGCGCAGCCGGGACAGAAgtag